A DNA window from Takifugu flavidus isolate HTHZ2018 chromosome 15, ASM371156v2, whole genome shotgun sequence contains the following coding sequences:
- the klhl24a gene encoding kelch-like protein 24a, translating to MVLILGRRLNREESAIRDSPAIKRKVFEVDSKTLASQEILDFCSGSSHSEGILQVFNEFRDCRLFTDVVISVQGREFPCHRAVLSACSSYFRAMFCNDHRESREMLVEINGILAEAMDSFLTYVYTGRAKITTENVQFLFETSSLFQINILRDACAKFLEDQLDPCNCLGIQRFAEAHSLKQLAGRCRTYTLANFSEVAQHEEFLDLHKEELEEYIGSDELSIGKEEVVFEAVMRWVYSNVDQRRPMMKALLHHVRLPLLHPNYFVQTVEGDQLIQNAPECYQLLHEARRYHVLGNEMMSPRTRPRRSTGYSEVIVVVGGCERVGGFNLPYTECYDPVTGEWKPLAKLPEFTKSEYAVCALRNDILVSGGRINGRDVWMYNSQLNLWIRVASLNKGRWRHKMCVLLGKVYAVGGYDGQSRLSSVECYDSFSNRWTEVAPMKQAVSSPAVASCAGKLFVIGGGPDDDTCSDKVQCYDPETDTWLLRANIPIAKRCITAVSLNNLIYVCGGLTKSLFCYDPSQDYWIHVVHTFSKLESCGMSVCNGKIFILGGRGESGEATDTILCYDPATGIIMSIAAMPRPISYHGCVTIHRYTDKYHRL from the exons ATGGTGTTGATTTTGGGCCGGAGGTTGAACAGAGAGGAGTCTGCGATAAGAGACTCACCGGCAATTAAACGCAAG GTGTTTGAGGTTGACTCCAAAACTTTAGCCAGCCAGGAGATCTTGGACTTTTGCTCCGGTTCTTCGCACTCAGAGGGCATTCTGCAGGTCTTCAACGAGTTCCGTGATTGCCGCCTGTTCACCGATGTTGTGATCAGCGTGCAGGGGCGTGAGTTCCCCTGCCACCGCGCCGTcctctctgcctgctcctcttATTTCAGGGCCATGTTCTGCAATGATCACCGTGAGAGCCGCGAGATGCTGGTTGAAATCAACGGCATCCTGGCGGAGGCTATGGACTCCTTCCTCACCTACGTTTATACCGGACGAGCTAAGATCACCACAGAGAACGTCCAGTTCCTCTTTGAGACCTCCAGCCTATTCCAGATCAACATACTTCGTGACGCCTGTGCAAAGTTCCTGGAGGACCAGCTGGACCCGTGCAACTGCCTGGGCATCCAGCGCTTCGCAGAAGCCCATTCCCTGAAACAGCTCGCAGGTCGCTGCCGCACATACACCCTCGCCAACTTCTCCGAAGTGGCCCAGCACGAGGAGTTCCTCGACCTGCACAaagaagaactggaggagtACATTGGCAGTGATGAGCTGTCCATCGGAAAGGAAGAGGTGGTGTTTGAGGCGGTGATGCGTTGGGTGTACAGCAACGTGGATCAGAGGAGACCCATGATGAAGGCCCTGCTGCACCATGTGCGCCTGCCTCTCCTGCATCCCAACTACTTTGTCCAGACGGTGGAAGGAGACCAGCTCATTCAGAATGCTCCAGAATGCTACCAGCTTCTCCACGAGGCGAGGCGTTACCACGTCCTTGGGAATGAGATGATGTCACCCAGAACCCGTCCACGCAG GTCGACCGGTTACTCTGAGGTCATCGTGGTCGTCGGGGGTTGCGAGAGAGTCGGGGGCTTCAACCTCCCCTACACCGAATGCTACGATCCGGTCACAGGAGAGTGGAAGCCGCTGGCCAAATTACCAGAGTTCACAAAGTCAGAGTATGCTGTCTGCGCCCTGCGCAACGACATTCTGGTGTCAG GGGGCCGTATCAACGGCAGGGACGTGTGGATGTACAACTCCCAGCTCAATTTGTGGATCAGAGTTGCTTCTTTGAACAAAGGCCGCTGGAGACACAAGATGTGCGTCTTGCTGGgaaag GTGTACGCAGTGGGCGGATACGACGGCCAGAGCCGCCTCAGTAGTGTTGAGTGCTACGACTCCTTCTCCAACCGCTGGACAGAGGTGGCTCCCATGAAGCAGGCGGTCAGCTCTCCGGCCGTGGCCAGCTGCGCTGGAAAGCTCTTTGTGATCGGGGGCGGGCCCGATGACGACACCTGTTCAGACAAG GTTCAGTGCTACGACCCAGAGACAGACACGTGGTTGCTACGGGCCAACATCCCCATCGCCAAGCGCTGCATCACAGCCGTGTCCCTCAACAATCTGATCTACGTGTGCGGCGGTCTCACCAAGTCCCTCTTCTGCTACGACCCCTCACAGGATTACTGGATACACGTCGTCCACACCTTCAGCAAACTG GAGAGCTGCGGCATGTCGGTGTGCAACGGGAAGATCTTCATCCTTGGCGGCCGAGGGGAAAGCGGCGAAGCCACGGACACCATCCTTTGCTACGACCCAGCGACGGGCATCATCATGAGCATAGCGGCCATGCCGCGACCCATCTCCTACCACGGTTGCGTGACCATCCACCGCTACACCGATAAATACCACAGGCTCTGA